In Vibrio mangrovi, the DNA window GACCGCCTGAATGAATTCAGGTGTCGGAGAAATGATACCGCCTTCTCCCTGTAACGGCTCCATCATTACCGCACAGGTCCGCTCTGAAATCTGAGCTTTGAATGCTCCCAGATCGTTATAAGGAAGATGCACAACATCTGACGGCTTCGGTCCGAAGCCATCGGAGTAGGACGACTGTCCTCCAACGGTCACGGTAAAAAACGTCCGCCCATGGAATCCCTGTTCAAATGCAATAATTTCAGATTTTTCCGGGCCATAATTATCTGCGGCCCAACGACGGGCCAGCTTCAGTGCAGCCTCGTTAGCCTCAGCCCCGGAGTTGGCGAAAAAGACTTTTTCTGCAAAACTCAGTTCCGTTAATTTCTTTGCCAGACGCAAGGCTGGTTCATTGGTCATCACATTACTCAGATGCCAGACTTTCTGAGCCTGCTCTGTCAGAGCCTGAACCATTGCCGGATGGCAATGTCCCAGGCAACTGACTGCGATGCCTCCGGCAAAATCGATATATTCTTTCTCTGCCTGATCCCACAGCCGGGAACCTTTTCCCCGTACCGGAATCACTTCCATCGGACTGTAACAAGGTACCATGACCTCATCGAACTGTGCCCGATCGACTTTACTTTCTATAGCCATTGACGCATTCCCCTTTTCGTTCACGAGCTTACAACCGACAAATACCAGTATCCACCATTATAGATGATCGGTTCATTCTGACAGTTTACGGATGCTCTTAATATACCGTTCGACCGGTGTCAGTAACCGACACCATCGTCAATGACACTGTTCAGAACATTCTGCATTATTGATTCTATATGACTATTTATGCAATAAAAATGATTTTTATTGCATTTTAGATAATTTTTCGGGAAAGGTGTTTAGCGACAGGCTACGAGCGGCGCAAAAAATTAGCCAGCAGTTCATGTCCCTGCTCTGTTTTGATCGATTCGGGATGGAACTGAACGGCATCAATAGGCAGCGTACGATGCTGATAGCCCATGATCTCATCGATACCGCCATCTGAGGTTTCTGTCCAGGCCGTGACTTCAAAGCAATCCGGTAAGCTCTGCTTTTCAACAACCAGAGAATGATAGCGGGTAACGGTCAGCGGGTCGTTCAGCCCGTGAAATAACCCCTGATGAGTATGGCGAACCGGAGAAGTCTTGCCATGCATTACCTGTCTTGCCCGGACAACATTCGCACCGAACGCCTGAGCAATGGCCTGATGGCCAAGGCAAACCCCCAGCAACGGCAACTGACCGGCAAAATGTCTGACTGCTTCCAGAGAAATTCCGGCTTCATTCG includes these proteins:
- a CDS encoding aspartate aminotransferase family protein; this encodes MAIESKVDRAQFDEVMVPCYSPMEVIPVRGKGSRLWDQAEKEYIDFAGGIAVSCLGHCHPAMVQALTEQAQKVWHLSNVMTNEPALRLAKKLTELSFAEKVFFANSGAEANEAALKLARRWAADNYGPEKSEIIAFEQGFHGRTFFTVTVGGQSSYSDGFGPKPSDVVHLPYNDLGAFKAQISERTCAVMMEPLQGEGGIISPTPEFIQAVRELCDEHNALLIFDEVQTGNGRTGDFYAYQGTGVTPDILSTAKSLGGGFPIGAMLTTTEIASHFKVGVHGSTYGGNPLACAVAEAVVDITSQPQVLQGVKEKEQLFRDGLQQINAKYPIFSEIRGKGLLLGAVLTEAWQGRSREILQAAGKEGVLVLVAGANVVRFTPSLIIDDTDIHEGLQRLEKAIASLT
- a CDS encoding aminodeoxychorismate/anthranilate synthase component II → MLLIIDNYDSFTYNLYQYFCELGTDVKVIRNDQIDIPGIAALNPSHLVISPGPCTPNEAGISLEAVRHFAGQLPLLGVCLGHQAIAQAFGANVVRARQVMHGKTSPVRHTHQGLFHGLNDPLTVTRYHSLVVEKQSLPDCFEVTAWTETSDGGIDEIMGYQHRTLPIDAVQFHPESIKTEQGHELLANFLRRS